The Phragmites australis chromosome 1, lpPhrAust1.1, whole genome shotgun sequence genomic interval ttattaaaataggttatacatgattatgaaacatgtacaAAATATTATAGGATGTTTAGAAAAACAGAAGACTACTACTGTATTCATAAACATTACACATGAACAATGCATTTCGACTCAAAACTGCTAGAAAGACTAACATAGTGGCATTCAAGAACCAAAAATGAAACCACGGGCAAATAAGAAAATTCATTTTGCTGCGGTTGCTGCCTCGCATGGGTGATTGGGGGCACCACAAAATTTACATGCAGTAAAAAAAGTACAGTGGCCACCTTGCTATTGTTGTGTCACGTGAAGTTCACTAGCTAAGTTTGGAAAATACGTCTATCTTTTAAGGCACCAAATTCTCAGGTCCTGCCTCGCCTTGCATTGCATGGCCAACCCACTATAGCAGTGTTGGTGTAGCTGGTTCTACTGCTGCTATTTTTTGAAGTAATTTCATTTATGCCACTGATTAATAAAATTATCGgcttattattaaaaaaatcatggcCATATCTGTATTATCAATTTAGTTTTTTCATCTCCTAAATATCATTGCCATCATAATAGAGATGACGATAGTGAAACGCAAGggatgaaaaattaagttttttCATCCCCTGTGTGTCATCATTATCTCCATCACGACAGCGATGACACGTaggggaagaaaaaaatatttgatgatatagaagagaatatgattttttaataaCAAATCAATAATTTGTTAACATTAAGTGGCACACAGAgaattatttatatttctttttctaccaCTGCTACGTACCACACTGTTGCATGCATGGCCTGTTAtgtgaacaaagcaaaaaaaaaaaaaaaacttgagtaAGCTGAACCATTGTTATTAGCAaacttttcttttgctctggaGAGGTGTTTTTCCTTGTTTGTTTGGCTCCCATATGCTTGCATGCATTATATACGCACAGACAATCCTAGGACTTCCCTAGGTTCCAGAGTTCAGGTCGCTGGAAACCTCGTCATTCTGTGATGTACTTCATCTCAAACAGAACAGAAAAGAGGGGGTTTACTTAATGCTCCATCTCATCACCTaatgagaaaataaattaaaaactaaGCTTGAGTAGGATCAACTGTGGGCCTTGCAAGCAATACAAGCATGCAGCTCTCAAACCCATGGACAAACTGGTCCATGACATGATAGGAATTATATTTTTGAATTATGGCCATCCATGATATGCATGGCCCCATGGTGACCCACCattaaaagaataaaagaaaaaaaagataaagtaATCACATTGTACGCAAACATGTATACTGACATGCATGCACTAGGGTTGGTACGTGTACATTATCATATGTAGCAGGAGTATTACTATGCACTattatattagatatatatacatgcaggCCCAggattttttctcaaaactatgTGAAAACACCAGTAATTTGTAGTGAGCGAGTGGAGAGGATTGATCTGTGGTGTACCAACCGGGTAGGTGTACAGGGTACATAAAGAAAAGGAGGGATCGATCAGAGAGCGGGTGGGGAGAGAAAGTATTATCTGCTACTGCATTTACAATGAGACATGGGAAAAGACAAGAAAGCTCAGCATCAGTGTAACATTGCCTTGCTAGAAGAGTAGGAGTGTGACCGGTGACTGAGATGGGAATTGGAATTGAAAAACGCCTGCTCCTCGTCTCCGAGCTATACTCACAGTGCTATACAACTACTAGTCCATCTACTGCTGCAGTTCTGCTGTTCATGGTTATATAAATTTTTGGAATCACTCTTCTTGACAAGCGTACGGAACAGGTTGctcagagaaagaaaaagatttgtcttttattttttgctttGTTTCTGTGGGAGGGCAAGCATGGAGGGAGGCTGAGCTGCTGATCTAACCTTTTTATCTTTCtggctctctctcttctcttctctcccctAAAGTAAGCTGTGGCAGATAATGCTTGGCTTGGTTTTGGTGTCACTGACCTTCTTCCCCTTTGCTTCTCCGCCTGCGGACACTGTTCCTCTTCCcccctcctttttctctctcgtGTCGTCGGCCACGATTGCTGCCTCTCTCCAGCCTATCCTTTCCCCTCCCTGCCTCCCTCGCTGTGCACGGCTTCTGCCAACtctagatagatagatagatagatagatagctGCTGCTGATCAAGTGCAGAGAAGGAGAGGAGTGGAGAGAGAAGCAAGAAGACagcaggggagagagaggaggaggagggaaagaATCTGGAATTGCTTTCCAGTCACTGACCACCCAGTTTCCTCCTTGTTTGTCCCCTGCCTTCCTTGATTCCTGTGTTGCTTGCTGTTCCTTGTTATTCCCTGAGCTGCTGAGCTGCCTGCCTGGGAGCCTGCAGAAGCAGAACTCCTCTCGTACCCCTTTGTCGTAGCCTTGCCCCATCATCCTCCTCCATTCTTGAGTTGATGTCTCTCAGCAAGTCAGCAGATAGATTTATCGCCAGCCCTTGAAGGCTTCAGCTACATAGATTCCCTAGCTAGCTAGATATATATACTACATACATACAAGTGCAAGATCAGGCCAAACCCTTCAATTTCGCTTCAGCCCACTTATgtttcagcagcagcagcagcagctcttgCAGGAACAAGCAGAAGCGGCAGATCAGGAGAGCAGCATGTCCAACCTCACCTCATCCGCGTCCGGCGGCCCCAACCCGCCTCCTcccccggcgccggcggcctccgGCAACAAGCGCAAGCGGAGCCTCCCCGGGAACCCCGGTATGTGGACGATGAGTTCGTCCCTTTGCCTTCTTGACTCATGTGCTCTTGCTTCTTCCGTGATGAGCTAGCTCCAAGAAACCAAATGATCACTGGTATCTCtcgttctcttttttttttttatggatgTCAGATCCTGACTCGGAGGTGGTGGCGCTTTCGCCGGCGACGCTGATGGCGACGAACCGGTTCGTGTGCGAGATCTGCGGGAAGGGGTTCCAGCGGGACCAGAACCTGCAGCTGCACCGGCGCGGGCACAACCTGCCGTGGAAGCTGAAGCAGCGCGGCACGGGTAAGGAGGTGCAGCGCAAGAAGGTGTACGTGTGCCCGGAGGCCTCGTGCGTGCACCACGACCCCGCCCGCGCGCTGGGCGACCTCACCGGGATCAAGAAGCACTTCTTCCGCAAGCACGGCGAGAAGAAGTGGAAGTGCGACAAGTGCTCCAAGAAGTACGCCGTCCACTCCGACTGGAAGGCGCACTCCAAGATCTGCGGCACCAGAGAGTACAAGTGCGACTGCGGCACCATCTTCTCCAGGTCCGGCCCGGTCTCTctccatccccccccccccccccccaatcgaTGATCCATTGCAGCCGGTTCCAGCTGAACCAAGAACCAATATAATAGAATCCCATGGCCAAGCAAGTTTGTTGCACAGCATGTGTGTTCTGACAACTTGCAATTCTAGTACTAGTATGGTTCAGTTCTTGCTGATTCTCTGGGCTGATATCGGGTGAAGACAAGTAGCAGTGAGCATGCAGGTTGCAGCTGACTCAGCTCAAGTGTGCTCTGGTCCAACCTGTTCTGTTACCTTGgtcctctcttctttctcattCGGAGGGTGTGATGAGGAGCTGCGAATGGAATAGGTGATGAGAGATAAGATCGAAGTCATGTGATTAGCTCATAAAAGTGCTCTTGATGCTTGATTGAGAGGAATGTACATTATTATGTGGGAACTAGGATTGAAGGATGCACCAGATTACTATGGCATTTTATTATAGAAGCGAATATTGTGTCAGGCTAGCGAGGCTGATACACTACTGCACTAGCTGCTGATACTGTACACTAAGATTTGGAAGGCAAGGCAAAGGCATCATGTGTCCAATGGAAAGAAAGATAGACCACTTTTGAggcttccttttctcttttcttttcgttcTGGCCATGGATGAGGATTCAGAAGCTGGCTCTGCCTTCATGGTGCAGAACCCAATGGCAATAAGGGTGTGCTAGTGGTACTTAGCTAGTTTAGCTTAGCTTGTGCGCATGTTTGTGTCTGTAttgtgtggagagagagagcaaacaaACAGCAAAGCTATGGGTATAGGACAAGGAAAAGAGACCCTCGATCACGAGGAGGTAGAGCGAGGGGGAAAACTCAGACATGTGAATAAATCTCTCTCTTTGCAGAGCTGAGCTGCCTCTCCATCTTACTCCTCCCAATGCATAATACTGCCCTCTATGACTAATTTCGTATACTGCCGTCCCTCTGTCTCTTGTCACTTGTTCCATCGGTCCTCTCTGATTCCATTCTTTCTCTTCCAACACCAGTCACACGGCAGCATAGCATAGCAGCAATGGCAGGTGTACAAGATTAAACGGGAGGAAGCTTTGCTTTTACAGTAGCTTTCGCTTCTGATTTCTGATCCGTTGTGCAGCCCATGAGGGTAAcgatttgattttctttttcttcgttGCATCGCATGCAGGCGGGATAGCTTCATCACGCACCGCGCCTTCTGCGACGCGCTCACCGAGGAGAACGCCAAGGTCATCGGCCTCAACGCCATGGCCACAGCCGCGCCGGCGCACCACCCGCTGTTCTTCTCGCCACCGCTGCCGCTGCAGGTGATGCAGCACAAGGAGCTCGCCGCGCTCCAGGAACACCACCAGGAGGTCAtgcagcaccagcagcaggtGCCGCAGCACTGCAACTACGCCATGAAGACGGAGATGCCGCCGTGGCCGACGATGCCCTACGACCACCAAAGCCACCCGCTGCTGCAGCCGTTCTGCAACGCCGCGCAGAGCTCGGCAACGTccgcgccgccaccaccgcagcagcagcagcagcccgcGGCCTCCGCGCACCTGTCGGCCACGGCGCTGCTACAGAAGGCCGCGCAGATGGGCGCGACCataggcggcgccggcgccgcgggcgcgggcgcgcaCTACACCCAGATGGCAGGCGCCGCGACGAGCGCGCCCGGCAGCGCCACCTTCGGGCTCGGCCTCCCGGGCCTGAACGCCCAGCTGGACGAGAGCATGGGCGGACTCGCAAGAACCGCCTCccacggccgcggcggcgaggacggAGCCGGCAGGGGAGGCGATGGCATGACGAGGGACTTCCTGGGGCTGCGCTCCTTCTCGCACCGCGACATCCTCGGCCTCGCCGGCTTCGACTCGTCGTGCATGGGTGCCGTGAACGGCAACACCGACCTGGGCTGCTACGAGCCACAGCAACATGCAcaggcgcagcagcagcagcagcaaagcaGCAAAGAGCCATGGCATGGCATGGGTAGCCAATAGCCATAGCTAGCtactttcttcttcctctcatcaGCCGTCATCAGTGACCAACCTTGGCTAGGGCCAGTGCTTTCTACTAGTTAGCTAATGCACCATGCCTTTTGAGCTGGAGAATCTCTCTTTCTTCTGTTGCTTCTGTTCATGCTATCATCTTATGGTCTTGAAAGTTAAGCACGCAAACGACGGATCGACCTGTTGAAGGTTTCAAACTCTCGATGGACAATACAGCACGCAGGGAGTGTGTAATTTTTTGGGTTTGGGGTTGGAGAGACCAACTGTAAACGAAGCTCGAATCAAGGGAAAACCAAAGCTGTGACAGTAATAATATATactacatgcatgcatcatctcttttgttaattatgtttttttattttcctttcttATCTTGAACTTAAAACCCATATTTTTCATTGTATGACATATTACTCTGCATGTCTATAGAACAGCTGACTAGCTAGTTTTTGGTGATATGATATTTTTTGGAACCAATTTGGTGATATCATATGAGAAGGTGCATGGCATTGTGTATACTGTAGACTAGTAGGTGCCTTGTTTGCctgatatatttatttttgtttatcGATACTACATATGTGTGCCTGTCTGTGTACTGTGTCGTGCAATCAGTCCACGTACTGGGCAGTGCTGGGTACTGTTCGCCCGTGATAAGGTATTGGACCTATTGGTCATGGGCATGGCAGGCATTATTCCATGCAAGATGCTGGAGTAAAAGAATGgaatatatagagagagagaggtgcagATGCCTTGTAGCTTCTTGCCTGCAAACTGCCCTTGTTCcatctcaaaaaagaaaatgccCTTGTTTTTAACCATTGTAcccaattaaatattttatttccaaTTCTGTAATCTGAATTACTTCCTCCAGGGAAAATATTGAAAACTTATATATTAGTTAAAATTAATGCGCGCCATGCATGATCCTAATGCTATTGTTTGTTAAAGGAAAGCATGACTAAACATCAATTGGATCCGGTTGATCGGATAGATGGAATTGACACCTGGACGCTAGGGTTCATGTATATACATCAAGGAtgcaaattaaaaatataattttaattttgttttaaaatcATTTTGCATAGTCTAGATTTGTAATCAACACACAAAATGTGTTGATGAAATATAAGATTGATTATAGAATTATTCTACAAAAGTAATTCATGAAAGTATGAAATTTATTGTAGCAATCACAATGCAACATTATCAATAAAAGTAGACAgatccttgcaaaaaataaaggaaacaaATATGGTCTTTTAAGTTCAACTTCAACACTATAATAACGAATAAACTCAAAGTTGCAAGTAGTTTGTAGAGCGCATGCAGCTTGCAGCAGTTCAGTTTGAACAAAGAAGCAACATAGAGAGCACACGCATTAACAAGAGAACAAAGAAGCATCGGCACGCAGTAGCTCAGTTTTGGGAGCACACGCATCATACGACGCATCTGGTGTCACTATTACAGAAAGACTTATTAGTGATGATTCAAAAATATTATCAATGTCGATCCACTATTATCAATTGGCACTGAAAAGATTTccaaagctaaaaaaaataaac includes:
- the LOC133914571 gene encoding protein indeterminate-domain 7-like, which translates into the protein MFQQQQQQLLQEQAEAADQESSMSNLTSSASGGPNPPPPPAPAASGNKRKRSLPGNPDPDSEVVALSPATLMATNRFVCEICGKGFQRDQNLQLHRRGHNLPWKLKQRGTGKEVQRKKVYVCPEASCVHHDPARALGDLTGIKKHFFRKHGEKKWKCDKCSKKYAVHSDWKAHSKICGTREYKCDCGTIFSRRDSFITHRAFCDALTEENAKVIGLNAMATAAPAHHPLFFSPPLPLQVMQHKELAALQEHHQEVMQHQQQVPQHCNYAMKTEMPPWPTMPYDHQSHPLLQPFCNAAQSSATSAPPPPQQQQQPAASAHLSATALLQKAAQMGATIGGAGAAGAGAHYTQMAGAATSAPGSATFGLGLPGLNAQLDESMGGLARTASHGRGGEDGAGRGGDGMTRDFLGLRSFSHRDILGLAGFDSSCMGAVNGNTDLGCYEPQQHAQAQQQQQQSSKEPWHGMGSQ